The following proteins are encoded in a genomic region of Phycisphaera sp.:
- a CDS encoding SDR family NAD(P)-dependent oxidoreductase, translating into MSEFKDRVAIVTGASAGIGLSCARMLAEGGAVVVVNARRTGRLDELVEIDHTRVRPVAGDAAEPDVIEAMLEAAKAVGGREADLVIANAGRGLRGSPLDSDEAEWEDVLRINTLAAARLMRAAIHRMFAEVGEYQGPPKQPRDVVVLGSTVGRNLSPFSSFYGAAKAAVHMLAEAMRREAGPKGVRVTTIEPGVVASEFQSAAGYDPEAFGEFMESMAPVLTPDDVARAILFGCAQPAGVHLSEIMLRPTRQAYP; encoded by the coding sequence ATGAGCGAATTCAAGGATCGTGTGGCCATCGTCACGGGCGCGAGCGCGGGTATTGGCCTGTCGTGCGCGCGCATGCTGGCAGAGGGCGGGGCGGTGGTCGTGGTGAACGCCCGGCGGACGGGCCGGCTGGACGAGCTGGTCGAGATCGATCACACCCGCGTGAGGCCCGTTGCGGGTGATGCGGCCGAGCCCGATGTGATCGAGGCGATGCTCGAGGCCGCCAAGGCGGTCGGCGGGCGTGAAGCCGACCTGGTCATCGCCAACGCCGGGCGTGGGCTGCGGGGGTCCCCGTTGGATTCCGACGAGGCCGAGTGGGAGGACGTGCTACGCATCAACACGCTGGCGGCGGCCAGGCTCATGCGGGCGGCCATCCATCGGATGTTCGCCGAGGTGGGCGAGTATCAAGGGCCTCCAAAGCAGCCGCGCGACGTGGTGGTGCTGGGCTCGACGGTGGGGCGGAACCTGAGCCCGTTCAGCAGCTTCTACGGCGCGGCCAAGGCGGCGGTCCACATGCTGGCCGAGGCGATGCGGCGCGAGGCCGGGCCCAAGGGCGTGCGCGTGACGACCATCGAGCCGGGCGTGGTGGCCAGCGAGTTCCAATCGGCGGCGGGCTACGACCCCGAGGCGTTCGGCGAGTTCATGGAATCGATGGCGCCGGTGCTGACGCCCGATGACGTGGCGCGGGCGATTCTGTTCGGCTGCGCGCAGCCGGCGGGGGTCCACCTGAGCGAGATCATGCTGCGCCCGACGCGGCAGGCGTATCCGTGA
- a CDS encoding FKBP-type peptidyl-prolyl cis-trans isomerase, translating to MTERQELAGGLVAEDVEVGGGTECPPGATVKVHYRGTLEDGTQFDSSYDRGEPITFPLRNLIQGWQIGIPGMKEGGKRRLEIPYSLGYGERGSPPSIPPRANLVFDIELLEVK from the coding sequence ATGACTGAACGACAAGAACTCGCCGGTGGACTGGTGGCCGAAGACGTTGAAGTTGGTGGGGGCACCGAGTGCCCGCCCGGCGCGACCGTCAAGGTCCACTACCGCGGCACCCTCGAGGACGGCACCCAGTTCGACTCGAGCTACGACCGCGGCGAGCCCATCACGTTCCCGCTGCGCAACCTCATCCAGGGCTGGCAGATCGGCATCCCCGGCATGAAGGAGGGCGGCAAGCGCCGCCTCGAGATCCCCTACAGCCTGGGCTACGGCGAGCGCGGCTCGCCCCCAAGCATCCCCCCGCGCGCCAACCTGGTCTTCGACATCGAACTGCTCGAAGTGAAGTAA